One part of the Candidatus Kouleothrix ribensis genome encodes these proteins:
- a CDS encoding ATP-binding cassette domain-containing protein: protein MIEVKHLHKAFGRVTAVQDVSFAALDGRITGLLGPNGAGKTTTLRILYTILRPDSGAALVDGFDAATQPAEVQRRIGVLPDNRGLYPRLTAREHVRYFGRLQGMRGAALEHEIDQLITLLDMRDIAERRVDGFSQGQRVKVALARALVHRPRNILLDEPTNGLDVMSTRALRTLIRRLRDEGTCVLFSSHIMQEVAALCDSIVVIAGGRVAATGTPDELRRATGQASLEDAFVAAIGSEEGLML from the coding sequence ATGATCGAAGTCAAACACCTGCATAAAGCCTTCGGCCGCGTCACCGCCGTGCAAGACGTGTCGTTCGCCGCGCTCGACGGCCGGATCACCGGCCTGCTGGGGCCAAATGGCGCCGGCAAAACCACCACGCTGCGGATTCTGTACACGATTCTGCGGCCCGACTCGGGCGCGGCGCTGGTCGATGGCTTCGATGCCGCAACACAGCCCGCCGAGGTTCAGCGGCGTATCGGCGTGCTGCCCGACAACCGCGGCCTGTACCCACGCCTGACTGCGCGCGAGCATGTGCGCTACTTTGGCCGGCTGCAGGGCATGCGCGGCGCCGCGCTCGAGCACGAGATCGATCAACTGATCACGCTGCTCGATATGCGCGATATCGCCGAGCGGCGCGTCGACGGCTTCTCGCAAGGCCAGCGTGTCAAGGTGGCGCTGGCACGCGCGCTGGTGCATCGCCCGCGCAATATCTTGCTCGATGAGCCGACCAACGGCCTGGATGTGATGAGCACCCGCGCGCTGCGCACGCTCATCCGCCGGCTGCGCGATGAAGGCACATGCGTGTTGTTCTCGAGCCATATTATGCAAGAGGTTGCGGCGCTGTGCGACTCGATCGTGGTGATCGCCGGTGGGCGCGTGGCCGCCACCGGCACGCCCGACGAGCTGCGCCGGGCTACGGGCCAGGCGAGCCTGGAAGATGCGTTTGTGGCCGCGATCGGCAGCGAGGAAGGGCTGATGCTCTGA
- a CDS encoding ABC transporter permease, with protein MIERIGIILRKELTDHLRDRRTVGTSLFYPLLGPLMLILLFSVIGRVAADRTEQQLRLPVAGGEHAPALVEFLRQQNVLVLPAPADPPAAVRAGDAEAVLVIPPTYPQAFRAAEPATVQLVIDESRQSAGVTIDRVRDVLRAYSGQIGALRLLARGVGPVAVQALAIEELDVATAQSRAAILLNLLPYFIVFTVFSSGAGLAVDSTAGERERGSLEPLLINPVPRRDFVLAKLLAALTVTLVALIETLLGFALVVNLVPLGQALGVQLSFSLATGAIIFLLALPMLLLGGALQMIVATYSRGPKEASTYLQLIPLVPALPGLLLAFTPVRPALWNMLIPTFGQQLLINQAMRGESVHPADVALSAAVTLVLGAALLLVAVWLYQRDTIVIGR; from the coding sequence ATGATTGAGCGAATCGGAATCATTCTTCGCAAAGAGCTGACCGATCACCTGCGCGATCGGCGCACGGTCGGCACATCGCTGTTCTACCCGTTGCTCGGCCCGCTGATGCTGATTTTGCTGTTTTCGGTGATCGGCCGGGTGGCGGCCGACCGCACCGAGCAGCAGCTCAGGCTGCCGGTGGCCGGTGGCGAGCACGCGCCGGCGCTGGTCGAGTTTCTGCGCCAGCAGAATGTGCTGGTGCTGCCCGCGCCGGCCGACCCGCCGGCAGCGGTGCGGGCCGGCGACGCCGAGGCGGTGCTGGTGATCCCACCCACGTACCCCCAGGCATTTCGCGCGGCCGAGCCGGCCACCGTCCAGCTGGTGATCGACGAGTCGCGCCAGTCGGCCGGGGTGACGATCGACCGGGTGCGCGATGTGCTGCGGGCTTACAGCGGCCAGATCGGCGCGCTGCGGCTGCTGGCGCGCGGCGTCGGCCCGGTGGCGGTGCAGGCGCTGGCGATCGAAGAGCTAGACGTGGCCACGGCCCAGAGCCGGGCGGCTATACTGCTCAACCTGCTGCCCTACTTCATCGTCTTCACAGTCTTCTCAAGCGGCGCCGGCCTGGCGGTCGACAGCACGGCCGGCGAGCGCGAGCGCGGCTCGCTCGAGCCGCTGCTGATCAACCCGGTGCCACGGCGCGACTTCGTGCTGGCCAAGCTGCTGGCGGCGCTGACCGTCACGCTGGTGGCGCTGATCGAGACGCTGCTCGGGTTCGCGCTAGTGGTCAACCTGGTGCCGCTTGGCCAGGCCCTGGGCGTGCAGCTCAGCTTCTCGCTGGCCACCGGCGCCATCATCTTTCTGCTGGCGCTGCCGATGCTGCTGCTGGGCGGCGCGCTCCAGATGATCGTAGCTACCTACAGCCGCGGCCCGAAAGAGGCCAGCACCTACCTGCAGCTCATCCCGCTGGTGCCGGCGCTGCCCGGCCTGCTGCTGGCATTCACGCCGGTGCGGCCGGCGCTGTGGAATATGCTCATCCCCACCTTTGGCCAGCAGCTGCTGATCAACCAGGCCATGCGCGGCGAGTCGGTACACCCGGCCGATGTCGCGCTCTCGGCCGCCGTAACGCTGGTGCTCGGCGCCGCGCTGCTGCTGGTGGCGGTGTGGCTGTATCAGCGCGACACAATCGTGATCGGGCGCTGA